The Scleropages formosus chromosome 11, fSclFor1.1, whole genome shotgun sequence genome window below encodes:
- the ckap5 gene encoding cytoskeleton-associated protein 5 isoform X1 — protein MGDDSEWMKLPTDQKCEHKVWKARLNGYEEALKLFQRIEDEKSPEWGKYLGLIKKFVTDSNAVAQLKGLEAALAYVENAHVAGKTTGEVVSGVVSKVFNQPKARAKELGTDICLIYIEIEKADVVQEELVKGLDNKNPKIVVACVETIRKALCEFGSKIITLKPIVKVLPKLFESREKAVRDEAKLLAVEIYKWIRDALRPPLQNINSVQLKELEEEWVKLPASAPKQSRFLRSQQDLKAKFEQQQAAGGDEVDGDDEECAQQVDPYELLEAVEILSKVPKDFYEKIEAKKWQERKEALEALESLTKNLKLENGDYGDLVRALKKVIGKDANVMLVTLAAKCLAGLASGLRKKFGTYASHVVPTILEKFKEKKPQVVQALQEAIDAVFLTTSLQNLSEDILAVMDNKNPSIKQQASLFLARSFCHCTPSTLPKSLLKPFCAAFLKQVNDSAPEVRDAAFEALGTAMKVVGEKAVNPFLTDLDKLKLDKIKECADKVELVGGKKVVAEKEKSTSKAQPPVEVPAKPASAPPKKAPAAKPAGPPKKAKPVAAVSAKGKKTSEVKEIVETELSLEVCEEKSAAVLPASCMQMLDSANWKERLASMEEFQRAVEQMDKSEMPCQALVRMLAKKPGWKETNFQVMQMKLHIVGLIAQKGNFSKTSALVVLDGLVDKVGDIKCGVKAKEALTAIGEACSLPWTAEQVVSLAFAQKNPKNQAEALNWLANAMKEFGFSGINVKGFINNVKTALGATNPAVRTAAIALLGVMYLYMGPPLRMFFEDEKPALLAQIDSEFEKMQGQSPPASIRGFSKKGAEDEGEEIEEQEDEGGSGDFMDLLPRTDISEKVTSEMVSKIGDKNWKIRKEGLEEVTAIISEAKFIQPNVGELPMALKGRLNDSNKILVQQTLSILQQIATAMGPALKQHVKNLGIPIITVLGDSKANVRAAALTTLNAWVEQTGMKEWLEGEDLSEELKKENPFLRQEVLAWLAEKLPTLRVVSPDLMFCVPYLYACLEDRNGDVRKKAQDALPTFMMHLSYEKMLKATGKLKPASKDQVVAMLEKARAVMPAKPAGPAKAGPAKAAPSAPPPKASPAPGKSQSVSEDSGVFESKSDTKKVKPGGPPAKGKNTSQELNGSVDKDDSFSKPTRLSKGKSSKQNVLGKKAPVKTSAKDEEDKSGPIFIMIPSGKEQRIKEEKALKVLKWNFLTPRDEYVEQLKNQMSTCLAKWLQDELFHFDFQHHVKAISAMIEHMEDEKEATISCLDLILKWFTLRFFDTNTSVLMKALEYLKLLFSMLSRENYHLNEFEASSFIPYLILKVGEPKDVVRKDVRAILTMLCKVYPASKVFTFLMEGTKSKNSKQRAECLEELGCLIESYGMNVCQPTPAKSLKEIAIHIGDRDTSVRNAALNTVVVVYNVCGDQVFKLIGNLSEKDMSMLEERIKRSAKKTPAAPARQVEERAQRAQPGNSNASLMRKPPPPDEVPNKLKIMYRTYRIQARAQNAHVEQSPPSITKEFQLDLDMIENDHTRVSELPDLVQHKLDELLEPVMIPEPKMRAVSPQFDDLHNSTASTINFVISQVASGDINASIQALAQIDEVLRQEDKAEAMSGHIDQFLIATFMQLRLIYNTHMADDRLDKKEIFKLYSCIIGNMLSLFSMESLAREASMGVLKDLMHGLITLMLDARVEDIEDGQQLIRSVNLLVVRVLEKSDQTNILSALLVLLQDSLISTAGSPKFSELVMKCLWRMIRFLPETIGTINLDRILLDVHNFMKVFPKEKLKQLKSDVPHRTLKTLLHTLCRLTGAKILDHMSMIENKNESELESHLRRVVKHSSNLSGTKSDRGTEKGAIRTDEKMSKAKVSDILSEIFKKIGSKENTKEGLTELYEYKQKYSDADLEPFLRNTSQFFQSYVERGLRMIESEREGKGRTQPSNPVIPQHTTDYVSGSSSVPLNANGEELKPAVYYERLKILRQRHGLENNTKQHEDDDRPPLTSLLSKPSVASSTDMLHSKLTQLKESREHYHQEQSHSHSPSRSSSPATNLDDLKKRLERIKSNRQ, from the exons TGAATTTGGCTCCAAGATTATTACCCTCAAGCCAATTGTGAAAGTGTTGCCAAAACTGTTTGAATCTCGAGAAAAAGCTGTCAGAGATGAAGCCAAATTGCTTGCAGTAGAGATCTATAAGTGGATCCGTGATGCTCTTCGGCCACCCCTACAGAACATCAATTCTGTCCAG TTGAAAGAGTTGGAAGAGGAGTGGGTGAAACTACCAGCATCGGCCCCTAAGCAGAGCCGTTTCCTGCGCTCACAGCAAGACCTGAAAGCTAAGtttgagcagcagcaggcagctggTGGAGATGAGGTTGATG GTGATGATGAAGAATGTGCTCAGCAGGTTGACCCGTATGAGCTTTTGGAGGCTGTAGAGATTCTTTCAAAGGTGCCCAAAGACTTCtatgaaaaaatt GAGGCCAAAAAATGGCAGGAGAGGAAAGAAGCTTTGGAAGCATTGGAATCCTTGACAAAGAACCTTAAATTAGAAAATGGGGACTATGGTGACCTGGTCAGAGCACTTAAAAAG gttatTGGCAAAGATGCTAATGTAATGCTAGTGACACTAGCGGCCAAATGCTTGGCTGGACTGGCTTCTGGTCTTAGGAAGAAGTTTGGGACATATGCAAGCCAT GTGGTGCCAACCATTTTGGAGAAGTTTAAGGAGAAGAAACCACAAGTTGTCCAGGCCTTACAAGAGGCTATTGATGCAGTCTTCCTAACA ACATCTCTACAAAATCTAAGTGAAGATATTTTGGCTGTGATGGACAACAAGAATCCCTCTATTAAACAACAGGCTTCGCTCTTCTTGGCAAGAAGCTTTTGTCATTGCACCCCTTCCACGTTACCCAAAAGTCTTCTTAAACCATTCTGTGCAGCATTTCTTAAG CAAGTGAACGACTCTGCCCCTGAAGTGAGAGATGCTGCCTTCGAAGCTCTGGGTACAGCTATGAAGGTGGTAGGAGAGAAAGCGGTCAACCCCTTCTTGACTGATCTTGACAAGCTTAAGCTTGACAAG ATAAAAGAATGTGCTGATAAAGTAGAACTGGTAGGTGGAAAGAAAGTAGTGGCAGAAAAGGAGAAATCAACATCAAAAGCCCAGCCCCCTGTTGAGGTTCCTGCAAAGCCTGCCTCTGCTCCTCCTAAGAAAGCCCCTGCAGCCAAG CCTGCTGGACCACCCAAGAAGGCAAAACCTGTGGCAGCAGTCAGTGCTAAAGGAAAGAAAACCTCAGAAGTTAAAGAAATAGTGGAGACGGAGCTCTCT CTTGAGGTGTGCGAGGAGAAGTCTGCTGCTgtgcttcctgcttcctgtaTGCAGATGTTGGACAGTGCTAACTGGAAAGAGAGACTGGCCAGCATGGAGGAGTTCCAAAGG gcTGTTGAACAAATGGACAAAAGCGAGATGCCTTGCCAGGCTCTTGTCAGGATGCTTGCGAAGAAACCAGGCTGGAAAGAGACTAACTTTCAG GTGATGCAGATGAAGCTTCACATTGTGGGGCTAATTGCACAGAAGGGTAATTTCTCCAAGACCTCTGCACTTGTGGTGCTGGATGGGCTGGTAGATAAGGTGGGAGATATCAAGTGTGGAGTGAAGGCCAAGGAGGCCCTGACTGCCATTGGAGAGGCGTGCTCCCTTCCCTGGACTGCGGAACAG GTTGTGTCCTTAGCTTTTGCACAGAAGAATCCTAAAAACCAGGCTGAAGCATTGAACTGGCTGGCAAATGCCATGAAAGAATTTGGATTTTCAGG GATAAATGTGAAAGGATTTATTAATAATGTCAAAACTGCTTTGGGTGCCACCAATCCT GCTGTGAGGACAGCTGCCATTGCACTTTTGGGAGTTATGTATCTCTACATGGGTCCCCCCCTGCGCATGTTCTTTGAGGATGAAAAGCCAGCTCTCCTAGCTCAGATTGATTCTGAATTTGAGAAA ATGCAGGGTCAGTCTCCACCAGCCTCTATCAGAGGTTTCTCAAAGAAAGGAGCAGAGGATGAGGGAGAGGAGATTGAAGAGCAAGAAGACGAGGGCGGTAGTGGTGACTTCATGGACCTTCTCCCTCGAACTGATATCAG TGAGAAGGTGACATCTGAAATGGTGTCAAAAATAGGAgataaaaactggaaaattcgAAAAGAGGGACTTGAAGAGGTCACAGCAATCATTTCCGAGGCCAAGTTCATACAACCAAATGTGGGCGAGCTTCCTATGGCGCTGAAGGGTCGCCTCAACGATTCTAATAAGATTCTG GTTCAGCAGACGCTGTCGATACTGCAGCAGATTGCCACAGCGATGGGCCCAGCTTTGAAGCAGCATGTGAAGAACTTGGGGATACCCATTATTACAGTGCTTGGAGATAGCAAG GCCAATGTGCGCGCTGCTGCCTTGACAACGCTGaatgcttgggtggagcagacAGGCATGAAGGAGTGGTTGGAGGGAGAAGACCTGTctgaggagctgaagaaggagaatCCCTTCCTCAGGCAGGAG GTGCTGGCTTGGCTGGCAGAGAAGCTCCCAACACTGCGTGTGGTTTCTCCAGACCTCATGTTCTGTGTGCCCTATCTGTATGCCTGTCTGGAAGACCGCAATGGAGATGTTCGCAAGAAGGCCCAGGATGCACTTCCAACCTTCATGATGCACTTAAGCTATGAGAAGATGCTCAAAGCCACTGGCAAACTTAAG CCAGCTTCTAAGGACCAGGTGGTAGCCATGTTGGAGAAGGCTCGAGCTGTCATGCCGGCCAAACCAGCTGGTCCTGCCAAAGCTGGCCCTGCCAAAGCTGCACCCAGCGCCCCACCTCCAAAGGCTTCTCCAG ctcCAGGTAAATCCCAGTCAGTCAGTGAAGATTCTGGAGTTTTTGAGTCTAAATCGGACACAAAGAAAGTAAAGCCTGGTGGACCACCTGCCAAAGGAAAG AACACCTCCCAAGAGTTGAACGGAAGCGTGGATAAAGATGATAGTTTCAGTAAACCTACCAGATTATCAAAAGGGAAGTCAAGTAAACAG AATGTTCTTGGGAAGAAGGCTCCAGTTAAGACCAGTGCTAAAGATGAAGAGGACAAATCTGGTCCCATCTTCATCATGATCCCCAGTGGGAAGGAACAAAGGATAAAGGAAGAGAAGGCACTTAAG GTTCTAAAGTGGAACTTCTTGACACCTCGTGATGAGTATGTAGAGCAGCTGAAGAATCAAATGTCTACTTGTTTGGCTAAGTGGTTACAAGATGAGCTGTTCCACTTTGACTTCCAGCACCATGTGAAAGCCATCAGTGCCATGATTGAG CACATGGAGGATGAGAAGGAAGCCACTATTAGCTGCCTGGACCTCATCCTGAAGTGGTTTACGCTGCGTTTCTTTGACACCAACACCAGTGTGCTGATGAAGGCTCTGGAGTACCTGAAGCTGCTTTTCTCAATGCTCAGTCGTGAAAACTACCACTTAAATGAGTTTGAAGCTTCATCTTTTATCCCTTACCTTATCTTGAAA GTTGGGGAACCAAAAGATGTGGTCCGTAAAGATGTGCGTGCCATTCTTACCATGTTGTGCAAGGTTTACCCTGCGAGCAAGGTTTTTACCTTTCTCATGGAGGGTACCAAGTCCAAGAATTCAAAACAGCGTGCAG AATGTTTAGAAGAACTTGGCTGTTTGATCGAGTCATATGGAATGAATGTTTGCCAACCCACCCCTGCAAAATCCCTCAAGGAAATAGCAATTCATATCGGGGACCGAGATACATCTGTGCGCAACGCGGCCCTCAACACTGTGGTAGTTGTGTACAATGTATGTGGGGACCAGGTCTTCAAACTCATTGGCAAT CTTTCAGAGAAGGATATGAGTATGCTGGAGGAAAGGATCAAGCGTTCTGCCAAGAAGACACCTGCTGCACCTGCCCGGCAGGTGGAGGAGAGGGCTCAAAGAGCACAACCAGGAAACTCCAACGCCAGCCTCATGCGGAAGCCGCCACCACCAGATGAAGTCCCTAACAAGCTCAA AATTATGTATCGCACTTACAGGAT TCAGGCACGGGCCCAGAATGCTCATGTGGAGCAGTCTCCTCCCTCCATTACTAAGGAGTTTCAGCTGGATCTTGACATGATTGAGAATGATCACACCAGAGTGAGCGAGCTACCTGACCTAGTACAGCATAAACTAGATGAGCTCCTGGAGCCTGTAATGATCCCAGAGCCAAA GATGCGTGCAGTGTCCCCTCAGTTTGATGACCTTCATAACAGCACTGCTTCCACCATCAACTTTGTCATCTCACAAGTGGCTAGTGGAGACATCAATGCTAGCATCCAGGCCCTAGCACAG ATTGATGAAGTGCTGCGCCAGGAGGACAAGGCAGAGGCCATGTCAGGCCACATTGACCAGTTCCTCATTGCCACCTTCATGCAGCTTCGGCtcatttacaacacacacatgGCAGATGACCGGCTGGATAAGAAAGAAATCTTCAAGTTGTACAGCTGCATCATTGGAAACATGCTTTCT ctgttctcaATGGAGAGCCTGGCACGGGAGGCCTCCATGGGTGTGCTGAAGGACCTGATGCACGGTCTAATCACGTTGATGCTGGACGCCCGTGTAGAGGACATTGAGGATGGCCAGCAGCTCATTCGTTCTGTGAATCTGCTGGTCGTTCGTGTGCTGGAGAAGTCTGATCAGACTAATATCTTGAG TGCTCTCCTTGTGCTGCTTCAGGACAGCCTTATTTCCACAGCAGGCTCTCCAAAATTTTCTGAACTTGTAATGAAG TGTCTGTGGAGAATGATCCGGTTCCTGCCAGAGACCATAGGCACCATCAACTTGGATCGCATTCTCTTGGATGTTCACAACTTCATGAAGGTGTTCCCCAAGGAGAAACTGAAACAGCTGAAGAGTGATGTACCTCATAGGACCCTAAAGACACTGTTGCACACTCTCTGCAGGCTGACTGGTGCCAAG ATCCTGGATCACATGTCAATGATTGAAAACAAGAACGAGTCTGAGTTGGAATCGCACCTGAGGCGGGTGGTGAAGCATTCCAGCAACCTGTCAGGCACAAAGTCTGACAGGGGAACTGAGAAGGGAGCTATACGGACg GATGAGAAGATGTCCAAAGCAAAAGTAAGTGATATCCTGTCTGAAATCTTCAAAAAGATTGGGTCCAAGGAGAACACAAAGGAG GGACTCACTGAGCTATATGAATATAAACAGAAGTACTCAGATGCAGACCTGGAGCCTTTCCTACGGAACACATCACAGTTTTTCCAGAGCTATGTGGAGAGAGGCCTGCGTATGATTGAGTCTGAGCGTGAAGGCAAAGGCAGGACCCAGCCGTCCAATCCTG TTATTCCCCAGCATACTACAGATTATGTTTCAGGCTCCAGCTCTGTACCACTAAACGCCAATGGAGAAGAGCTGAAGCCTGCTGTGTACTACGAGAGACTGAAAATACTAAGACAACGCCATGGActggaaaacaacacaaag CAGCATGAGGATGACGACAGGCCTCCGCTGACCTCCCTGCTGTCCAAGCCTTCGGTGGCTTCCTCTACAGACATGCTTCACAGCAAGCTGACCCAGCTGAAAGAGTCCCGTGAGCATTACCATCAGGAGCAGTCACACTCACACAGCCCCTCGCGTTCTTCCTCCCCTGCCACCAATCTTGATGACCTGAAGAAGAGGCTGGAGAGAATAAAGAGCAACCGCCAATAG